Proteins encoded within one genomic window of Pristis pectinata isolate sPriPec2 chromosome 39, sPriPec2.1.pri, whole genome shotgun sequence:
- the LOC127587193 gene encoding probable G-protein coupled receptor 139 — translation MLATYRSVEKILYVIIAVIGVPANLVAIVILSRGKCDLSSCTTRYLVAMAAADLLVIVTEIILYRIGGHYIPLSFLDITPVCRIIYVLSYVAINCSVWFTVNFTVDRFVAICCQKLKTKYCTGENATAILATTGILLFVKNIPFYFIKEPGEIVDNVPWFCVTMSGVYTEPGWVGFDWFDMVLTPLLPFTVILLLNALTVRHILVASRVRKGLRGQSKGENRSDPEMESRRKSVVLLLTLSGSFILLWLTLVVEFVYYQITGTAADRNDFEEIFHDVGYLLSNLSCCMNTFIYAATQSKFRQQLLALRLPASFGLLQILSSFTVTLLPDLRLFNLINGKFSCEMSVPFTHQYQNI, via the exons ATGCTGGCAACATATCGCAGTGTGGAGAAAATATTGTACGTCATCATTGCTGTCATTGGAGTTCCTG CGAAtttagtggcgattgtgatcctgtcccggggaaagtgcgacCTCTCGTCCTGCACCACTCgatacctggtggccatggcagcggcggatctactggtcattgTCACTGAGATTATTTTGTATCGCATTGGAGGGCATTATATTCCCTTGAGTTTCTTGGACATCACCCCTGTATGCAGGATTATTTATGTACTGTCCTATGTGGCCATAAACTGTTCAGTCTGGTTCACCGTCAATTTTACTGTTGATCGATTTGTCGCCATTTGCTGTCAGAAGCTGAAAACCAAATATTGCACCGGAGAAAATGCGACTGCGATTCTGGCGACCACTGGAATTCTTCTCTTCGTGAAAAATATACCATTTTACTTCATAAAGGAACCTGGAGAGATCGTCGACAATGTACCGTGGTTCTGTGTAACGATGAGCGGTGTTTACACagaacccgggtgggtggggtttgacTGGTTCGACATGGTATTAACTCCATTACTCCCTTTCACCGTAATTCTattgctcaacgctctgacagtcagacACATATTGGTTGCTAGTCGTGTCCGTAAAGGGCTCAGGGGTCAGAGCAAGGGGGAGAACCGcagtgacccagagatggagagcaggagaaagTCTGTGGTTTTACTCCTCACACTCTCCGGaagcttcatcctcctgtggctgacACTTGTTGTAGAATTCGTCTATTATCAGATCACAGGAACTGCAGCAGATCGGAATGATTTTGAAGAGATATTTCACGATGTAGGATATTTGCTGAGTAATCTCAGCTGCTGCAtgaacacatttatttatgcGGCCACTCAATCCAAGTTCAGGCAGCAG TTGTTAGCGCTTCGACTCCCAGCCTCGTTCGGTCTCCTTCAAATTCTGTCATCGTTCACTGTGACGTTGTTGCCTGACCTTCGACTTTTCAATCTCATCAACGGAAAATTCTCGTGTGAGATGTCGGTTCCATTCACACATCAATACCAGAACATATGA